The Hyalangium gracile genomic sequence CTTGCCGGCGGCGCTCATGTACCGCTTGAGCGGGACGAGCTCCACCTGCTTGCCCTTCTTGAGGCCCGACTCCACCTGAGTGCGCAGCGCGCCGCGGCGGTCACCCTCGAAGTCGAGGACCACCACGCGCGGCTTGCTGGCCTTCTGGGCCAGCGCCACCTGCGAAGTCAGCGCCAGGGCCAGGGCGAGCAGCGCGCCCCACCGACTCATCCATCGTCCCAGGGACATCATCTGGGTGGGGAGGTTCACCCACCCCACACCCGATGTCCACAACCACACGCATCACGTTTCGATGGAGGACGCGGACAGGGTGGGCGCGGCCTCCAGGACGGCCGGGGCCAGCACCGGCGCGGGCTCCACGGCGGCCTGCGCGCGGGAGGGAGGCGGCTCATGCGGGGACTCGAACACCGCCGGCTGCGTCAGCCCCAGGAAGTCGCGCCGGTAGATGCGCACCATGGCCATGAAGAGCGCGGCGATGAGGGGCCCCAGCAGCATCCCCATCATCCCGAACACCGCCACCCCGCCGAACATCGACAGGAAGACGAGCAGCGGGTGCAGCGCCATGCGCGAGCCGCACAGCCGCGGCCGGATGAAGTTGTCCACGGTGCCCACGACGAGGCCGCCCCACAGCGCCAGGAAGACGGCGTCACCCACCTTGCCCGACAGGGCCAGCAGGATGCTGATGGGCACCCAGACGAGGCCGGTGCCCACGACGGGGACCAGGGCGGCGATGACCATGGCGGCGCCCCACACCACCGCGTGGGGCACGCCGGCGATCCACAGGCCCACCAGGCCGACGGCGCCCTGGATGAAGGCGGTGACGGTGTTGCCGTAGACGATGGCGTGGGCCACGTCGGTGAACTCGCGGGAGAAGTGCTGGATGTAGCGCCGCTCCAGGGGCACCAGGCGGATGGCCTCCGCGTAGAGCCGGCGCCCATCCAGGAAGAAGTAGTACATGGCCACCGTCATCAGGAAGAGGTTGATGACGAACTCGGAGCCCAGGCCCACCGCGCGGCGGATGACGGTGGCGCTGCCCGTGGCGGCCGACAGCAGCGCCTTCTCGGTCTCGGCGCCCACCGCCTCCGAACGCACATAGCGGCTCAGCCCTCGAGGCAGGTTGGAGAGCAGCTCCTGGCGCACGTCCACGCGCTCGAGGACGTCGGGCAGGTTGGTGGCGAGCTGGAACAGCTCACGCCCCACCAGCCACCCCACC encodes the following:
- a CDS encoding AI-2E family transporter produces the protein MSAADSKRWSNFVFAGLFALAIVLFSRILLPFLMPVLLGGFLVVLFLPIQDFLCRRLKGHKALCALLSTLTVFLLILAPLAAVGWLVGRELFQLATNLPDVLERVDVRQELLSNLPRGLSRYVRSEAVGAETEKALLSAATGSATVIRRAVGLGSEFVINLFLMTVAMYYFFLDGRRLYAEAIRLVPLERRYIQHFSREFTDVAHAIVYGNTVTAFIQGAVGLVGLWIAGVPHAVVWGAAMVIAALVPVVGTGLVWVPISILLALSGKVGDAVFLALWGGLVVGTVDNFIRPRLCGSRMALHPLLVFLSMFGGVAVFGMMGMLLGPLIAALFMAMVRIYRRDFLGLTQPAVFESPHEPPPSRAQAAVEPAPVLAPAVLEAAPTLSASSIET